From the Hordeum vulgare subsp. vulgare chromosome 1H, MorexV3_pseudomolecules_assembly, whole genome shotgun sequence genome, the window CAATGCATATTTAATACAATGATTAAAGTTTAAAATAAAAACATTTTTACCTTTCAACCCACAGCGGATGTATACTCCAGTCCACCTTAGCAGTACGAGTGACTAGTGGTACGAGCTTCTGCTCAGTTAATAGCGAAGCATGATGCTTACTATCAAACGTCCGGATTAAGAAGATACATTCCCTCCATTGCTATACAATACAAAACGTAGTGCAACACATAGTACAAAATTAAAACATAGTGATAgtacaaacttaaaacatagtgatagtacaaacttaaaacatagtgctagtccaaaattaaaacatagtgatagtacaaattttaaactcttcctcctcctcttgccctccctcttcctcctcttcttcctcggctgTCTCGTCCACGCCTAGTGCCCCTTGCAGTGACGAAGGTGGGACAATCAGGATCCCTATGCCCAAATTCATTACATAGAATGCATTGCACGGTGCGCCCGTCGGCCTCAGATTCATCCATGTCATTTCGGATGCGTTGACTCTGCCGCCTCCCTCTACTTGTACGCATATGTGCAGGATGTGGAATGTATCGCCTTTGAGCAGGCTCAACAGTGTTGAAGTTACCCATTGATCGGAAACCCATCAACTCACATGTCCAGGTATTGAGGACAGCCTCTTTCAGAAAATACGGAAACACAAAAGAGATTGCGTCAAGACCTATGAGCCCGCAAGCAGCAAGTACATGCGAGCAAGGTAGGTGAAGCAACTTTGGTTTGTTGCATGTGCATTCGCACGTTGGCCACAATTCATTTCCAATTTTCACCTCGTGTGTTCTCATCTCATTTGCACATCCGAATTTGTTGTTAGCTAAGCGAACCTCGAACCTTCGCTCTAGATTTCCAATGGCGACAACACTGTGTGACCGGgctttcttcatcttttcatccatgtacttcataaccCTTTCACAGTAACGTGTGTTCGGATTGTTTGTCATATGCTCCGCAGCAATTTGACGTCTTTCCCTGAAATACTTCACTGTGCCATAGAAAATGCCCTCAACGATCGCTGTAAGTGACAAAGCTCTGTTTCCTCTTAGGACAAAATTATATGTTTCAGCCAGGTTGGTAGTCATGACACCGTACCTGGCTCCATGTGTGTCATGCAAGAGAGACCACCTCTCCAATGGCTCATGCTCTATCCACTAATCGAAGGTTTTAATCGTCCTCGCTAGCCTTCTCCTTGTACCAGGAGGGTCAAATCCTGGCAAGTCACAAAGcccaaccggctcttcctccacgGTAGCAGCTCCAGTTGCTAATTGTGCAGCTACTGCTTCAACATGTGCCCTGACAACAGCATCTCTTGCAGCTCTCCTGTCCCTAACATGTCTCTGTGTGCAAACATTTAGTCTGTTACGTATcagctcatatttccattgttggTTCTGCTTGCAGAGTTTCTTGAATAGATTCATGAGGTTCTTATTTCTAAACTACGAGAAGAAATTTGCCCCTAGATGGCGCATGCACCAACGACTCTGAATGTCCTGCCAAGGAGTTTGTTCACCGGGAGCAGGGTTTGACAATGTCTTGATCGCGCTGAGTATACCTGCATGCCTATCATGAGGGATGCACACATTCTGCTTATCTTGCACAACAGCTATTTTCAACTGCCTAAAGAACCATGTCCAACTATCGATGTTCTCGctctccacaaaagcaaatgcaagtggGACGACTTGATTTTGCCCATCTTGACCTATGGCTGTGAGGATCTGACCCTTGTACTTGCCAGCGAGAAATGTGCCATCAACACATATCACCGGTCGACAATGTCTGAAAGCTTCAATGCAGGCACCGAAAGAGAAGAACATCCGATGCAACACCCTAACCGTTGGGAACTATGGCAGGTACaactcttggatgtcaacatacgTGCCAGGATTACGGTTCTGCAGTGTCTGCACGAGCCGAACAACACAGTCATATGCATCAAAATATGAACCAAATCTGGTCTCCGGTGCCTTctgcttagccctccaagccttgCCATATGATATGTTGTACTTTGACCTgacgaagacttttttctggaTAGCCTTCACTTCCATCGCCTTGCACTCCACAATCTCGCAGTAAAGCAAGCGAGCTATCACAGTGGAAGTAAGGTTGGGATGATCTTGAGGGATGCATGGAATAACACAATTATGACTAACTAAGTCACTTATGACCCAGCTTGTGTCGTACTTAGGGAGATATCCATGCACCCTTGCGGGACAAGCCTGATTTCTACAAACCATTGTCAACTTATCCGGACAAGAAACTTGAGCTACAAATACCCTTTGAGTGGACATTGCTCAATTAAGGATGGCATCCTTCAGAGCTTGTTTGTTCGGGTAGAGGGCACCTGTCGCAATGTTGTTCTGGTGATACTGCCAGGCAGAATCATGACCGTCGTTCACCAACATTGCAGATGAGAAGTCCTGACTCCATGATGCAGGAATAGGCACTTCATGTGCGTGCTCTTCTCCATCTGATTCGGCGGATTCATCGGAAATATCACCCGCTatatcttcttcatgcatctCGTTTTTCATGTGCCCATCTATCTCGTCGGCATCCGCCTCACCGCTGAGATAATCATCTGCATCTCCCCCTTCGGCCTGACTACTCTGGCCTGCTTCGTAAAAATCATCCCCAACATGGGACGCATGAATTGACTGTGAATCATGCATCCCTACACTGCTCTCACCATATTCAGAGCTACGTTCCACTTCAGGTTCAGTAACCGGCTTTAGCACGGGGAGAAGTAAGGCCATAGGATGACATCCCCTACGCTCGCAAGATTGtaacaagcgcacccactggtcttcccgctctatatgcttcaaataccagaaaatattaccagtggaccgggtccataatgcatgaacaccgaCGGTGTGTGTTTCAGTATTGAACCCTAAACATCGCGCAAGCCATTCTGTCAACTGACTAACAGACCATGTTTTAGGGGAGGACACCTGCACCTCTGTGTACTGAAATTCACTAAGATCAGCTCCCATCTCATTTGTTTGAACGGTATCACGATCATAGTGCAAACATAACGTCACTAAATCAGACATCTCTGCTGACCTAACATattattcaacaaggaaaaaaattagaagaacgACAAAccaaaatatattttcaaatctatcggagaacctaaaaatatttaaactacttcatttactaaactaaatttatactaatctaccggagcacctaaaactagttaaacaactaaatttatactaatctaccagagcacctaaaactagttaaacaactaaatttatactaatctaccggagcacctacaaccagttaaacaactaaatttatactaatctaccgaaGCACCTAAAACTAtttaaacaacaaaaatattttacccttgaagcgtgcGCAGAAACGACGAACGACTCTTGACGAACACCGAGATTAATcccacaccaccacctccaactccaccaaaacaaccaacttcacccacaccaccaccaccaccaccaccaccactacaacctccacctcaacctccaccaccaccacgaaaaaTAGCTTCAAAACAAGCACCACAAACTACCCCATCGCGAGTGAGACGGATAGTTCGGATGCCCTCCTCCTTACACAACAAATGTACGGTTCAAAACGTGGAAATGGAAGATTTTTCGTGTGGGGGGAGAAGgtaggaggagaaagagagaaaggagataaggtagaatgggagaagggagaaggaagaaagaggaaggaggaagaaaggaggaaggaggaagagagggggAAGGGCTGCCTCGGCTGGCTAGTGGCCACTAGTCGGCCTCCCCCAGGCCGATAGCCTTATCGGCTACGCCAGGGCCGACAGGCAGAGCCGACTGGACTATCGACGTGGCCTGGCCACTAGTCGGCCGCCACGTGGCCGAGAGCCACTAATCGGCCGGGCCTAGGCCGACTGGCCTCCTGTCGGCCACGCCGACGCCGACAGCCTCCTGTCGGTCACGCCAGGGCCGAGGCAGGCCTGCTTTTAAAAATATTCAAATCggtgcattatttttcaaaaagaataaaaaaatacaATATTAAAAAAAAATTAGCTATCATTTGTGCATTTTTTCAATTTGGGCTATCGGTTTTTGAATTTGGTACAAAATCTGAcgtacttttgaaaaaaaatctagTTTAACCCGCGTTGTATCTCTATCTCTCATCCCCTGTACTTCTCTCCCTCACAGTTGTGATTCTCTCCAACCGAAACCTTGTACCTCAagcaatgataatacatataaACCGCAGCCCCACGTGTATGGGGGTAGAGACGCTTCATCATGTTTTGACACTCCGCACGACCGACCCCAAGTATCCCAGTTCTATTAACCgcgaaaaacacaaccggcaccaaACTGCAATCATCTGTGTAAACACGCCAATACACCATTCATCCGATCAATGCtttcatgttcatgttcatgaaTTGCACCTGCAGCTCACTGACTCTTCACATGATCTCGCCACAGTGCCTAATGTATGTAGTATCAGTTTTTGCCTTCCTAACAATACCCTCATGTACAGCACAACACTGCTCTCCTCGTCACCCGCCGCCAATAAGGGCAAGTCACTATCTCAGGCTTTACACAATCACCCCCACAACTCAACTCAGTAGGAAAACGATCCCTGCACCAGCCAAACACCTACTCTTCCAATGGAGCGTACTGATTTCAAAATCGGGCTTGCGACCCGCCTCCCGTCAGTCGAGCTTGTCTTCGTCGTCTGCCTCTCACACGATCGACTGGTAGCGGGCCCTAGGGCCCCGCGAGTCGCCATCCCTTGTGAGTATACTGAGAGCATCAGCGCCAGGGCCTCCAGCTCCTTTGCTTGGTTGCAGAGGCGCCATCATTCTTCGGGGATTTGCATTTGCGTTTGGTTTCTTGGGCGTGCTGAGTTTCACAAAGAACGTGGCGGTGCACCCCTTGGCGACCCCTTCACTTTCGAGCCAGATGTCCCCTTGCATCAGGTCGACAAATCTGATGGAGACAAAGAGTGTAGACATCGGTCAGCGCAGAGGTCAAAGAGTTTCATGGGGAAAAGGAATGTGCAGAAATATTCTCTTTTTGATATACCTTCTGGAAAGGGCCAGACCCAACCCATTGCCGTTGTGTATTTTCGTTGTTGCATTCTCACCATGTGCGAATTTCCTGAAGGTGTGAGCCATATCCTCTGGTCTAATTCCACAGCCGGTGTCTTTTACCTACAGGAGAACATGGCATCAGGTCTTGTGCTAACATCAAAGTTATTAACCCTATGCTTGTCCAGTGTTTTTGCTCCTTAACTGGTTTGTACAGTTTCTATGGGTAGCCACGAATGATCTAAAGTCATTTTCCCCAAAAGAAAATTTCTAGTTTTACACAAATATGATATTTATGGTATGTTTACATTAACAATTTTCCTCGGAAGAATGTGAAGAATTATCAATCACTGTTGAAAATCCAAATATTTCTTTTTTGCTCCATGTTATCCTATCACCTTGAAGACCTCAAACGAGGTCTCTTTGGAATGCTGATGTCTACATTTGCGAACATAGCTAATCAATGACTTGTATACCACTGCCTTAACTTGGCGAGCATTGGCAAGCAACATTGGAAAGTTGTGGTATTATgtattactccctctgttcattaatataagacgttttagagACTTGTATGGTCAGTCTAAAACGTGATATATTgatgaacagagggagtatgcGTTTGTGACGACTTTTGGCATATTGAGGAattaagagaaaaagagagagtgGATGTTCATAGGCAAACCTGAACAACCAAGTAGAAAGACCCATCAGAGGGAACTGGATGTAAGTTAGAAGCATACGGGTCTCTCAATGAATCTGGCCTGGCTATGGAAGCTGCAATTGAAACATGACCCTCCTTTGTGAACTTAATTGAGTTGCCAGCAACATTTAGCATTATCTGCATCAGTAGCTTGCGATCGCCAATTGCACAGGCAGGCAACTCTGGAGCCAAGGAAACCATTACCGAGAGCCTTTTGCATGCAGCCACTGGCTTAATCAAATTAACCACCTACAAGATGAACTAGTGAGTTGACCTCAAATCCAACAGTATATTTTCCCATCCTTCCTtttaggcaacttaatagcaaagTCAAACTATTAAAACTGCTGTCAGGGCACTTACGTCTGTAAAGGTAGCATGCAGGTCGAAAGGTGCAATGTCCAGCTCAAGACTCCCATTCCCAAGCTTGGAAATATCCAAAACATCATTGGTCAGAGTTGCTAGAAAATCACTACTCTTTAGTATAGTCTCAATCATTAGGCGTTGTTCAGCCGTAAGAGTTGTTTCCAGAAGGAGGGAGGATAAAGAAACAATTGCTTTCATAGGAGTACGCATTTCATGGTTCATCACTGCAAGAAAATCATTACGAGCACATATAGCCATTTCTGCCTCCCGACGTGCTGCATCAAGGGCAATATTTTGCTCCATTAGTAGATCACGGGCCCTCATGGACTCTTCCAAAATGGCAGCATGAGACAGTGCAACTGCCACCTAAAATAAGACAATTGAGCAAATGTGGTCATGTTTTTTTACAATATCTGCAGGCATGAAGTGTAGTGCAGTCTACTTCATACAGAAATAATTAAATGAAAAAATATCCATATAAGAGCAGCATTATAGGCTAAATGCTAACAGAAAATGCTAAATGTTAAGCATTGGTAATAACTAATAAGTTTATAACAGTTGAGCCCAAGTAAACCGACAAAATGCTGATAACAGCTCAAGGACACACCACACAGTCACAAACACAAtgaaatcagaaaaaaaaatagTGCCAGGAAGAAACTAATAGCTAAACTTGGACGAAGGCATATAGGACGTGTAGCATGATACGCGTTCAGGAGCAACACTTAGCTGGTTAACCTGAAACATTTCTCTAACAAGGAAACAAAAGTATCAATGATGACGACATGCATACTTCCAATAATTAAATCAAGGATGCATACAAGTGCTGAATGGCTTTTACAGAGCTTGTCAGGATATAAACCAATTACTCATAAGCAATATCATATTAGGGAAAAGGAAGTTAGATAGGGCGATAAGGGAAACTAAAAAAAACATGAACTTCAAGAAAAATAGTTTCACACTTCaaaccataataaaataatttaccaGGTTAACTCAATTGGAACTACAGTTAACCAATTCTCTTCGAAACTCTTAttcacacacaaagcatacaaattTATCCATTGACTAATAAGAAAACTTGCACGGAGCAGGCCAAAGAAATATACAAAAGCAGCCCTATAGGATTCGAAAGCTGATAATATCAGATGCCAGACAAAGGTTACCAGACAACCACACCAGTGATTACAGATTACATATATAGAAGAATGAACAGAAATGAAATCAACAACTACCTGATCAGCAACAACTTCAACAAGCTCCAGTTCATGGGTACGCCATTTTCTAGCACTGTCTGGAGGCAGCATCAAAACCATTACTGCGAAGCTTTTTGCAGATATATCAGGCCAATCATTTATTTCGAAATTCGTAAGGTGCAGCAGTGGAACTCGGACAGCTACGACCTCTGGTGGCGCATACCTGCTTGTGTCTGCCTTTATTGAAGCCAAGGGGGAAGTATGTGGAATGCTTTCGGCACGATTACTATTAAAAATCTTTGAAACAACCGGAAGATTGATAGGAACAACTAAGCCAATAGGAGCACTGTTATGGATTGTATGGGACAGGTGAAGGGCTGTTCCAGAGCGGGATGGCATCCACAGGGCACATTCCGCTAAACCAAGAGTCCTTCCCAACTCAACAAGCGTAGTTCTCAAAATAGTGTGCCTGTCAAGTGTGCTCCTTATCTCATGTGTGAGCATGTgtacatgtctgcctgtctcctccTGTGTTCTTATAATCCCCATCTCTTTGTCAAGCTCCTCAGCCTTATCCTTCAGATACCTCTCTCGCAACTTCACACTCAACAAATCAGGAATTATGTGCACAAGCATCAATGCCGTTATGCATGAAACCACTGCTGTCGCGGCTTTCGCCACTGTCATTACCACCGCTATAGTCTTGCTATAAGTGGCGAAAGTCCACAAGTTTATCAGGTGCGTTGCCCCACAAAGAACAATGAAGGCGCCGAACTGTATGAGCACCCATCGGTAAGGGAAGAATGAGGACTTCTTGACAAAGTATATGAGCTCCAAAGGGATCGAGAAGTACGCAAGTGCGATAAAAAAGTCAGATATGTACTGATACTTCACAAGGAGATCATCGGCCTGCCAAAGTGGTTCAATGCAATCACATGCGTCCATCTGCTAACAGCAAAAAGTGTTACCAGAGAGCTGCACTTTTCTTGAGAGAAGCACCGCCACGATCACACCTGTCAAAACATAACATCAAACTCTTATTTGACTTGATCTGGAAAACAACTCCACAAAAACCAGGAAAGAGAGCAACGTCCATACGGCAGCTATAATATGTTAATAGCATGGATTGGTGGTCCAAACCATGCATCCATCAGCCAAATTGGCATATGACAGGCTCTAGTTGGGCTAAGCTATGAAAAATACAGTCAAGATCAAGAGGACATGCAAAAAACATAATGCATCTGTAAGATTAGCAAACGCAGTGCTACGCGCTACACGAATAAACTCTAGCTGGTGCTAGAAATAGTCGGGGATCGTGATTTAAAATCCgtcttctcccaccaagcagaagAAAATTAAGAAGTAAGGATCAAGTTCATTACTAACATGAAACATCAACTAATGC encodes:
- the LOC123425946 gene encoding probable ethylene response sensor 2 isoform X1, yielding MDACDCIEPLWQADDLLVKYQYISDFFIALAYFSIPLELIYFVKKSSFFPYRWVLIQFGAFIVLCGATHLINLWTFATYSKTIAVVMTVAKAATAVVSCITALMLVHIIPDLLSVKLRERYLKDKAEELDKEMGIIRTQEETGRHVHMLTHEIRSTLDRHTILRTTLVELGRTLGLAECALWMPSRSGTALHLSHTIHNSAPIGLVVPINLPVVSKIFNSNRAESIPHTSPLASIKADTSRYAPPEVVAVRVPLLHLTNFEINDWPDISAKSFAVMVLMLPPDSARKWRTHELELVEVVADQVAVALSHAAILEESMRARDLLMEQNIALDAARREAEMAICARNDFLAVMNHEMRTPMKAIVSLSSLLLETTLTAEQRLMIETILKSSDFLATLTNDVLDISKLGNGSLELDIAPFDLHATFTDVVNLIKPVAACKRLSVMVSLAPELPACAIGDRKLLMQIMLNVAGNSIKFTKEGHVSIAASIARPDSLRDPYASNLHPVPSDGSFYLVVQVKDTGCGIRPEDMAHTFRKFAHGENATTKIHNGNGLGLALSRRFVDLMQGDIWLESEGVAKGCTATFFVKLSTPKKPNANANPRRMMAPLQPSKGAGGPGADALSILTRDGDSRGPRARYQSIV
- the LOC123425946 gene encoding probable ethylene response sensor 2 isoform X2 codes for the protein MDACDCIEPLWQADDLLVKYQYISDFFIALAYFSIPLELIYFVKKSSFFPYRWVLIQFGAFIVLCGATHLINLWTFATYSKTIAVVMTVAKAATAVVSCITALMLVHIIPDLLSVKLRERYLKDKAEELDKEMGIIRTQEETGRHVHMLTHEIRSTLDRHTILRTTLVELGRTLGLAECALWMPSRSGTALHLSHTIHNSAPIGLVVPINLPVVSKIFNSNRAESIPHTSPLASIKADTSSFAVMVLMLPPDSARKWRTHELELVEVVADQVAVALSHAAILEESMRARDLLMEQNIALDAARREAEMAICARNDFLAVMNHEMRTPMKAIVSLSSLLLETTLTAEQRLMIETILKSSDFLATLTNDVLDISKLGNGSLELDIAPFDLHATFTDVVNLIKPVAACKRLSVMVSLAPELPACAIGDRKLLMQIMLNVAGNSIKFTKEGHVSIAASIARPDSLRDPYASNLHPVPSDGSFYLVVQVKDTGCGIRPEDMAHTFRKFAHGENATTKIHNGNGLGLALSRRFVDLMQGDIWLESEGVAKGCTATFFVKLSTPKKPNANANPRRMMAPLQPSKGAGGPGADALSILTRDGDSRGPRARYQSIV
- the LOC123425946 gene encoding probable ethylene response sensor 2 isoform X3, encoding MVLMLPPDSARKWRTHELELVEVVADQVAVALSHAAILEESMRARDLLMEQNIALDAARREAEMAICARNDFLAVMNHEMRTPMKAIVSLSSLLLETTLTAEQRLMIETILKSSDFLATLTNDVLDISKLGNGSLELDIAPFDLHATFTDVVNLIKPVAACKRLSVMVSLAPELPACAIGDRKLLMQIMLNVAGNSIKFTKEGHVSIAASIARPDSLRDPYASNLHPVPSDGSFYLVVQVKDTGCGIRPEDMAHTFRKFAHGENATTKIHNGNGLGLALSRRFVDLMQGDIWLESEGVAKGCTATFFVKLSTPKKPNANANPRRMMAPLQPSKGAGGPGADALSILTRDGDSRGPRARYQSIV